In Solidesulfovibrio sp., the sequence GGCGCACCCGGCGCTTTTTCATGAGCATGGCCGCCTCGTACACCGGCCGGTCGGCCTCCACGCACACCACCGGGCAGCTCATGATGTCGTAGAGCTTGAGCCGGCCCATGCGCGGATTCTCGGCCAAAAGCCGCACCACGTCGCGCTCGGTGATGATGCCGGCCGGCCGGCCCTCGCGGGCCACGATCAGGCAGGAGATGGAACGCTCGGCCATGCGCGCGACAGCCTCGCGCACGGTCACCCCCCCGGGCGCCGTGACGACCTCGCGGGTCATGATGCCTTCGATGCGCTTGATCTCGGACAGGGAGTCGTAGCCCAGGCGCTCGATGAGGTCGGACTGGGTGAGCACGCCCCGTACCCGGCCGGCCCCGTCGACCATGACCAGGTGGCGCAGGCGCTTTTTGGCCAGCAGATGGTAGGCCTCGACCACCATGGTGTCCTCGGCCACGGTGACCACGGGGGCGGTCATGAGGTCGCTGACGTGCCGTTCGGCGAAATCCTCGCCCCGGTGGGCCGCGGCCCACAGGATGTCGCGCTCGGTGACGATGCCCACGGGCACGCCGTCCCTGGCCACGATCAGGCAGGAAATGCCCCGGTCGCGCATGACGGCCAAACCGTGGCGCACGGGCGCGTCGGGGGAAATGGTGACGACTTCGGGAGTGACGATTTCGGCCAGGCGCTTGTCGCCCATGCAACCTCCTCGGGCATGATCCCTGGGTGGGGAGGCCGATGCCCGAAATTCCCGGCCTTGACAAGCAGCGATCCCGGCCCCGTCCGGATCAGGCACCCGGCCTGGCGGCGTATTCGGCGGGCTCGATGCGATGCTTTTGTATCTTGTTCCACAAATTTTTCGGGCTGATCCCGAGCAGGCGAGCGGCATCCTTCTGCACGCCGCCGGATTTGACCAGGGCCGAAAGAATCATGTTGCGCTCCATGTCCTGGAGCGTGTCACGCAGGTTGCCGGCCTCGTCGCTCCCGGCCGGGGCGGGGGCGCCCACGGGCCCGCGGCCGGAGACGTCCAGGGCCCGGGCCATGTCGGCGGCCGTGAGCACGTCGCCGGAACTGACGATGGCCGCCCGCTCCAGGGTGTTGGCCAGCTGACGGACATTGCCCGGCCAGTCGTGCTCGTAGAGTAGTTGCATGCCTTCCCGCGACACGCCACGCAAATTGACGCCCACCCGCGGGTTGATGCGCTCCAGGAAATGGGCGCACAGCAGCGGCAGGTCCTCCTTGCGTTCGCGCAGGGGCGGCAGGGGAATGGCGGCCACGCTCAGGCGGTAATACAGGTCGGCCCGAAACTTTTTCTCGGCCACCAGGGTTTGCAGGTCCTGGTTGGTGGCGGCGACGATGCGGATGTCGATGTCGATGGGCTTGGCGCCGCCCACCCGCTCGACCTGCTTCTGCTCCACGGCGCGCAGGAGCTTGGGCTGCAAAAAAAGCGGCATGTCGCCGATCTCGTCGAGCATGATGGTGCCGCCCGAGGCCAGCTCGAACTTGCCCTTCTTGAGCGCCACCGCGCCGGTGAAGGCCCCCTTCTCGTGGCCGAACAGTTCCGACTCCAGCAGGTTTTCCGGGATGGCGGCGCAGTTGACCTTGATAAACGGCGCCTGGGACCGGCGGCTCAAGGACTGG encodes:
- a CDS encoding sigma-54 dependent transcriptional regulator; translation: MPARILVIEDDMAFGAMLAEALASRGYEPVQVGSAEEGLARVRAEDFDLVITDVMLPGMDGIEGLSRLKEACPRAEVIVMTGYAAKEKALEAVRLGAYDFFAKPFSLAEMEVVVRRALERRALVEELSRLKSAMACGRGPVIVGQSPAMRAVVDMVRRVAPLDSTVLITGESGSGKEVVADAVQSLSRRSQAPFIKVNCAAIPENLLESELFGHEKGAFTGAVALKKGKFELASGGTIMLDEIGDMPLFLQPKLLRAVEQKQVERVGGAKPIDIDIRIVAATNQDLQTLVAEKKFRADLYYRLSVAAIPLPPLRERKEDLPLLCAHFLERINPRVGVNLRGVSREGMQLLYEHDWPGNVRQLANTLERAAIVSSGDVLTAADMARALDVSGRGPVGAPAPAGSDEAGNLRDTLQDMERNMILSALVKSGGVQKDAARLLGISPKNLWNKIQKHRIEPAEYAARPGA